The following coding sequences are from one Sardina pilchardus chromosome 16, fSarPil1.1, whole genome shotgun sequence window:
- the rbm4.1 gene encoding RNA-binding protein 4.1 isoform X1, which yields MVKIFIGNLSPNTTTEELRALFSQYGKISECDIVKNFGFVHMDDKSEAEEAIRNLHHYELNGQAMNVELSRGKPRASTKLHVGNISSSCTNQELRAKFEEYGPVVECDIVKDYAFVHMERVEDAMEAISGLDNTAFQGKLMSVKLSTSRLRTVPGMGERTGCYRCGQEGHWSKECPLDQNGSYRGDGGGDMGPGGSNGFGPPRFGGRGRGFHRGFNGADPGFGGSFVPSHGISRGGAYGGGAGYGRGAAGYEGAMGYGVPPGYGMAADPSLARAYGSEAAAYGGAAASYGASMPGYPSARRAAYDERDPYGVVDFYEKYRARPYGGSYFEDRRAVPMPTPPPPPPPAATSIMRDRLSSSSLDPYERRPLPPPPAPGSSYYSRDRSPIRRVPPEAEGYSYERSRLSPVSSLPRTSAYDLPRDPYADRARYAY from the exons ATGGTGAAGATATTTATAGGCAACCTGTCCCCCAACACAACAACAGAGGAGCTCCGTGCCCTCTTCTCTCAATATGGGAAGATCTCGGAGTGCGACATCGTCAAAAACTTCGGCTTTGTACACATGGACGACAAATCGGAAGCAGAGGAGGCCATCCGCAACCTTCACCACTACGAGTTAAACGGCCAGGCCATGAATGTAGAGCTGAGTCGAGGCAAACCCAGAGCCTCCACGAAGCTCCACGTGGGAAacatcagcagcagctgcaccaATCAGGAGCTCCGCGCCAAGTTTGAGGAGTACGGCCCTGTGGTCGAGTGTGACATTGTCAAGGACTATGCGTTTGTGCACATGGAGCGAGTTGAAGATGCCATGGAGGCCATCAGTGGTCTCGACAACACGGCCTTTCAAG GCAAACTGATGAGTGTGAAGCTCTCGACTAGCCGCCTGCGCACCGTGCCGGGGATGGGAGAGAGGACGGGTTGTTATCGCTGCGGGCAGGAAGGCCACTGGTCTAAAGAGTGCCCTTTGGACCAGAATGGCTCCTATCGTGGTGACGGTGGCGGTGACATGGGGCCCGGCGGCTCCAATGGATTCGGTCCCCCGAGGTTTGGCGGTCGCGGCCGCGGGTTTCATCGTGGCTTCAACGGTGCCGACCCGGGCTTCGGAGGCAGCTTCGTGCCCTCGCACGGCATCAGCAGGGGCGGGGCTTACGGCGGCGGAGCTGGTTACGGCCGGGGCGCCGCGGGCTACGAGGGCGCTATGGGTTACGGCGTGCCTCCGGGTTACGGCATGGCGGCGGACCCTAGCCTGGCCCGTGCATACGGAAGCGAAGCAGCGGCTTATGGGGGGGCAGCAGCCAGTTACGGTGCCTCGATGCCGGGGTACCCCAGTGCTCGCCGCGCCGCCTATGACGAGCGAGATCCGTACGGTGTGGTGGACTTCTACGAGAAGTATCGGGCGCGTCCGTACGGTGGCAGTTATTTCGAAGATCGGCGCGCTGTTCCCAtgcccacccctcctcctcctcctcctcccgccgcAACCTCCATCATGAGGGATCGCTTGTCCTCCTCTAGCCTCGACCCGTACGAGCGGCGACCCTTACCCCCTCCACCGGCTCCTGGCTCCTCGTACTACTCCCGCGATCGAAGTCCAATCCGGCGCGTGCCCCCCGAAGCAGAGGGCTACTCATACGAGCGCTCGCGGCTCTCCCCGGTCTCCTCGCTTCCTCGGACCTCCGCGTATGACCTGCCTCGGGATCCCTATGCAGATCGGGCGCGCTACGCTTATTAG